A portion of the Clostridiales bacterium genome contains these proteins:
- a CDS encoding TIM barrel protein: MIHTGLVSVTFRKLKPIQIVKLVSLAQLEGIEWGGDVHVPHGDIDTAREVYKQTVESGLSVTSYGSYYRMDTEDKNLDDFKKVLDTALELHAPMIRVWAGNKGSASADENWWRHIINTSRKIGDMAGKVNIAISYEYHGNTLTDTNGSALRLLKEVGHNNIKSYWQPSVNMSFKERIAGLKNILPYLTNVHVFRWITHASKIERRPLKSGMDEWGAYLNVVSDDGHDHNAMIEFVKDDDTRQFMEDANVLKKLVKECTNV; this comes from the coding sequence TCGTAAAACTTGTGTCTCTGGCACAGCTTGAAGGAATCGAATGGGGCGGTGATGTACATGTTCCACATGGTGATATAGATACTGCCAGGGAAGTGTACAAACAAACTGTAGAATCTGGACTTTCAGTTACTTCATATGGATCATATTACAGGATGGATACCGAAGATAAAAATCTGGACGATTTTAAAAAAGTGCTGGATACCGCGCTTGAGCTTCATGCGCCCATGATAAGAGTATGGGCGGGAAATAAAGGCTCGGCCAGTGCAGATGAAAATTGGTGGAGGCATATAATTAACACATCGAGAAAGATTGGAGATATGGCAGGTAAAGTAAATATCGCGATATCCTATGAATATCATGGCAATACTCTTACGGATACCAATGGGTCAGCTTTGAGGCTCTTAAAAGAAGTCGGCCATAACAACATAAAAAGTTATTGGCAGCCTTCTGTAAATATGAGCTTTAAGGAGCGTATCGCCGGATTAAAAAATATTTTACCCTACCTCACAAATGTACATGTATTTCGGTGGATCACTCATGCATCGAAGATAGAAAGGCGCCCTCTTAAGAGCGGCATGGATGAATGGGGAGCATACTTAAATGTTGTATCAGATGACGGACATGACCATAATGCTATGATTGAATTTGTAAAGGACGATGATACGAGACAATTTATGGAAGATGCCAATGTATTAAAAAAACTGGTAAAAGAATGCACTAATGTGTAA
- a CDS encoding phosphate ABC transporter substrate-binding protein produces the protein MKKRLSNILALVLSIVIIGTAFAGCAKQDETSQKDTGSKQEDTSKISGSILSLGSSALFPLAEQAAKTFKEKYPDADVQVQAGGSGKGLTAVADGTAQIGNSDIFAEEKSGIDAKALEDHKVCVVGFAAVVNKGVKVDNITKQQLIDIFTGKTKNWKDVGGDDMPIVIVNRPTSSGTRATFKKYALDGKEEAVGKALTEDNSGTVQKTVADTPGSISYLAFSYLNDTIKALKLEGVDPTNENVTSGKYPVWSYEHMYTKGAATGLAKAFIDYISSDEVKPDLLKLGFIPINDMKVTR, from the coding sequence ATGAAAAAAAGATTATCAAATATTTTAGCATTAGTGTTAAGTATCGTAATAATTGGGACTGCATTTGCAGGTTGTGCAAAGCAGGATGAGACTTCACAAAAGGATACGGGAAGCAAACAGGAAGATACATCGAAGATAAGCGGTTCCATATTATCACTGGGTTCATCAGCATTATTCCCATTAGCTGAACAGGCAGCAAAAACATTTAAAGAGAAATATCCTGATGCAGATGTACAGGTACAGGCAGGCGGGAGCGGCAAAGGTTTAACGGCAGTTGCAGATGGAACGGCGCAGATTGGCAACTCCGACATATTTGCGGAAGAAAAAAGCGGCATAGATGCCAAAGCACTTGAGGATCATAAAGTATGCGTTGTTGGTTTTGCAGCAGTTGTGAATAAAGGTGTTAAAGTTGACAATATCACAAAACAGCAATTGATAGATATATTTACAGGCAAGACAAAAAATTGGAAGGATGTTGGCGGAGACGATATGCCAATAGTAATAGTAAATAGACCTACATCATCAGGAACAAGAGCAACATTTAAGAAATATGCTCTGGATGGAAAAGAAGAAGCAGTAGGAAAAGCATTGACAGAAGATAATTCCGGTACAGTTCAGAAAACAGTGGCAGATACTCCCGGATCTATAAGTTACCTTGCATTTTCATACTTGAACGATACAATAAAGGCATTAAAGCTTGAAGGTGTTGATCCTACCAATGAAAATGTAACATCAGGCAAATACCCTGTATGGTCTTATGAGCATATGTATACAAAGGGAGCAGCTACAGGACTCGCTAAAGCATTTATAGACTATATATCAAGCGATGAAGTAAAACCTGACTTATTAAAACTTGGATTTATCCCCATAAATGATATGAAGGTCACAAGATAA